The following proteins are encoded in a genomic region of Drosophila suzukii chromosome 4, CBGP_Dsuzu_IsoJpt1.0, whole genome shotgun sequence:
- the Rad23 gene encoding UV excision repair protein RAD23 homolog B isoform X2, with the protein MIITIKNLQQQTFTIEFAPEKTVLELKKKIFDERGAEYVAEKQKLIYAGVILTDERTVGSYNVDEKKFIVVMLTRDSSSARTNQNCPKETDKLTPAKDVKAPENTNANNSSGTGNTEDQLPVSASETAVPVPRPISRNDLIGELANASLQSRAESNLIMGDEYNQTVLSMVEMGYPREQVERAMAASYNNPERAVEYLVNGIPAEEEAIYNVVDESTNPSVITSGPQAVSASSADRPPESNSDWSDKPSSFTTYF; encoded by the exons ATGATTATTACAATAAAAAATCTTCAACAGCAAACTTTTACTATTGAGTTTGCCCCAGAAAAAACG GTTTTGGAACTGAAGAAGAAAATATTCGACGAGCGCGGTGCGGAGTATGTTGCCGAAAAGCAGAAACTCATTTATGCTGGCGTCATTTTGACCGATGAGCGTACCGTTGGATCTTACAATGTCGATGAAAAGAAGTTTATAGTAGTGATGTTGACACGCGATTCATCTAGTGCAAGGACCAATCAAAATTGCCCAAAGGAAACTGACAAGTTGACACCGGCCAAGGATGTAAAGGCTCCAGAAAACACCAACGCTAATAACTCGTCTGGAACTGGTAACACCGAAGATCAGTTACCAGTCTCAGCAAGTGAAACAGCAGTTCCAGTTCCGAGACCTATATCCCGTAACGACTTGATTGGCGAGTTGGCCAATGCATCCTTACAGTCGCGCGCTGAATCCAACTTGATTATGGGTGACGAATACAACCAAACTGTTCTGTCAATGGTGGAAATGGGTTACCCGCGCGAGCAGGTGGAACGTGCGATGGCCGCCAGCTATAATAACCCAGAAAGAGCCGTTGAGTACCTCGTTAATGGCATACCCGCTGAGGAAGAAGCTATATATAACGTTGTCGATGAATCCACAAATCCTAGTGTAATCACTTCCGGACCTCAAGCGGTGTCTGCGTCATCTGCCGATCGTCCACCAGAATCGAACTCAG